A stretch of the Panthera uncia isolate 11264 chromosome E2 unlocalized genomic scaffold, Puncia_PCG_1.0 HiC_scaffold_20, whole genome shotgun sequence genome encodes the following:
- the TXNL4B gene encoding thioredoxin-like protein 4B, with translation MSFLLPKLTSKKEVDQAIKSTAEKVLVLRFGRDEDPVCLQLDDILSKTSSDLSKMAAIYLVDVDQTPVYTHYFDISYIPSTVFFFNGQHMKVDYGSPDHTKFVGSFKTKQDFIDLVEVIYRGAMRGKLIVQSPIDPKNIPKYDLLYQDI, from the exons ATGAGCTTCCTGTTGCCCAAGCTAACTAGCAAAAAAGAAGTAGACCAAGCAATAAAAAGTACTGCAGAGAAGGTATTGGTTCTCCGATTTGGGAGAGATGAGGATCCAGTCTGTCTGCAGCTAGATGATATt CTTTCTAAGACGTCTTCTGACCTGAGTAAAATGGCTGCTATATATCTGGTAGATGTGGACCAAACTCCCGTTTACACGCACTATTTTGACATCAGTTATATTCCATCTACTGTGTTCTTCTTCAATGGGCAGCACATGAAAGTGGATTATGG GTCTCCCGATCACACTAAGTTTGTGGGAAGTTTCAAAACCAAGCAAGACTTCATAGATTTGGTTGAAGTAATTTATCGAGGAGCAATGAGGGGAAAGCTTATTGTCCAAAGTCCTATTGATCCCAAGAATATTCCCAAATATGACCTTCTCTATCAAGACATTTAA
- the LOC125916374 gene encoding haptoglobin: protein MRALGAVVALLFWGQLFAVDTGNATDNTEVSLPKPPEIENGYAEHFVRYQCKPLYKLRTEGDGEYTLNSEKHWTNKAIGEKLPECEAVCGKPKNPVDQVQRIMGGSVDAKGSFPWQAKMVSHHNLTSGATLISEQWLLTTAKNLFLGHNDDAKAKDIAPTLKLYVGKNQPVEIEKVVLHPNYSNVDIGLIKLKQKVPIDERVMPICLPSKDYAEVGRVGYVSGWGRNTNFNFTELLKYVMLPVADQENCVKHYEGSTVPEKKSPKSPVGVQPILNEHTFCAGLSKFQEDTCYGDAGSAFAVHDEDDNTWYAAGILSFDKSCRVAEYGVYVKVPSILAWIQETTAGN, encoded by the exons ATGAG AGCCCTGGGAGCTGTCGTTGCCCTCCTGTTCTGGGGGCAGCTTTTCGCAGTGGACACTGGCAATGCCACGGATAACACAG AGGTCAGCCTTCCAAAGCCCCCAGAGATTGAGAATGGCTATGCAGAGCACTTTGTTCGTTACCAGTGTAAGCCCCTCTATAAACTGCGCACCGAAGGAGACG GAGAGTATACATTAAACAGTGAGAAGCACTGGACAAACAAGGCCATTGGAGAGAAACTTCCCGAATGTGAAGCAG TGTGCGGAAAGCCCAAGAACCCGGTGGATCAGGTGCAGCGGATCATGGGTGGATCAGTGGATGCCAAAGGCAGCTTTCCCTGGCAGGCTAAGATGGTCTCCCACCATAATCTCACCTCGGGGGCCACACTGATCAGTGAACAGTGGCTGTTGACCACGGCTAAAAATCTCTTCCTGGGCCATAACgatgatgcaaaagcaaaagacatTGCCCCAACTTTAAAACTCTATGTGGGGAAAAATCAGCCTGTGGAGATTGAGAAGGTGGTTCTCCACCCTAACTACTCCAATGTAGACATCGGGCTCATCAAACTCAAACAGAAGGTGCCCATTGATGAGAGAGTAATGCCCATCTGTCTACCTTCAAAAGATTATGCAGAAGTGGGGCGTGTGGGCTATGTGTCTGGATGGGGGCGAAATACCAACTTTAATTTCACTGAGCTACTGAAGTACGTCATGCTGCCTGTGGCTGATCAAGAGAATTGTGTGAAGCACTACGAAGGCAGCACAGTGCCCGAGAAGAAGTCACCGAAGAGTCCTGTAGGGGTGCAGCCCATACTGAATGAGCACACCTTCTGTGCTGGCTTGTCTAAGTTTCAGGAAGATACTTGCTACGGTGATGCTGGCAGTGCGTTTGCTGTTCACGACGAGGACGACAACACCTGGTATGCAGCGGGAATCCTGAGCTTTGATAAGAGCTGTAGGGTTGCTGAGTATGGCGTGTACGTGAAAGTGCCCTCCATCCTGGCCTGGATTCAGGAAACCACAGCTGGCAACTAA